Proteins found in one Muntiacus reevesi chromosome 2, mMunRee1.1, whole genome shotgun sequence genomic segment:
- the PSMC4 gene encoding 26S proteasome regulatory subunit 6B, with amino-acid sequence MEEIGILVEKAQDEIPALSVSRPQTGLSFLGPEPEDLEDLYSRYKKLQQELEFLEVQEEYIKDEQKNLKKEFLHAQEEVKRIQSIPLVIGQFLEAVDQNTAIVGSTTGSNYYVRILSTIDRELLKPNASVALHKHSNALVDVLPPEADSSIMMLTSDQKPDVMYADIGGMDIQKQEVREAVELPLTHFELYKQIGIDPPRGVLMYGPPGCGKTMLAKAVAHHTTAAFIRVVGSEFVQKYLGEGPRMVRDVFRLAKENAPAIIFIDEIDAIATKRFDAQTGADREVQRILLELLNQMDGFDQNVNVKVIMATNRADTLDPALLRPGRLDRKIEFPLPDRRQKRLIFSTITSKMNLSEEVDLEDYVARPDKISGADINSICQESGMLAVRENRYIVLAKDFEKAYKTVIKKDEQEHEFYK; translated from the exons ATGGAGGAGATAGGCATCCTGGTGGAGAAAGCTCAG GATGAGATCCCAGCCCTGTCTGTGTCACGACCCCAGACTGGCCTGTCCTTCCTGGGGCCTGAGCCAGAGGACCTGGAGGACCTCTACAGCCGCTACAAG AAGCTGCAGCAGGAGCTGGAGTTCCTGGAGGTGCAGGAGGAGTATATCAAGGATGAGCAAAAGAACCTGAAGAAGGAATTCCTCCATGCCCAGGAGGAGGTGAAACGAATCCAGAGCATCCCATTGGTTATCGGGCAGTTTCTGGAGGCTGTGGATCAGAATACAGCCATCGTGGGCTCCACCACAG GCTCCAACTACTATGTGCGCATCCTGAGCACCATTGACCGGGAGCTGCTCAAGCCCAATGCCTCGGTGGCCCTCCACAAGCACAGCAACGCCCTGGTGGATGTGCTGCCTCCCGAGGCCGACAGCAGCATCATGATGCTCACCTCAG ATCAGAAGCCAGACGTGATGTATGCGGACATCGGAGGCATGGACATCCAGAAGCAGGAGGTGCGGGAGGCCGTGGAGCTCCCTCTCACACACTTCGAGCTCTACAAGCAG ATCGGCATCGACCCACCCCGAGGCGTCCTCATGTACGGCCCACCTGGCTGCGGGAAGACCATGCTGGCCAAGGCCGTGGCTCATCACACGACAG CTGCATTCATCCGCGTTGTGGGCTCAGAGTTCGTACAGAAATACCTGGGCGAGGGCCCTCGCATGGTCCGGGACGTGTTCCGCCTGGCCAAGGAGAATGCACCTGCCATCATCTTCATAGATGAGATCGATGCCATTGCCACCAAGAGATTCGATGCCCAGACAGGGG CTGACAGAGAGGTTCAGAGAATCCTGCTGGAGCTACTGAATCAAATGGATGGATTTGATCAGAACGTCAACGTCAAG GTGATCATGGCCACAAACAGAGCAGACACCCTGGATCCTGCCCTGCTGCGGCCGGGACGCCTTGACCGAAAAATTGAATTTCCACTCCCTGACCGCCGGCAGAAGAGACTGATTTTCTCTACTATCACCAGCAAGATGAATCTCTCTGAGGAGGTTGACTTGGAAGATT ATGTGGCCAGACCAGATAAGATTTCAGGAGCTGATATCAACTCCATCTGTCAGGAG AGCGGGATGTTGGCTGTCCGAGAGAATCGCTACATTGTTTTGGCCAAGGACTTCGAGAAAGCATACAAGACAGTCATCAAGAAGGACGAACAGGAGCATGAATTTTACAAATGA